TGAAACAGAAAGGTGATCAGGGTAGTCAATCAGAACCAACTTCTGAGGCTGCTGAACCGTACGATGGCTCAGATAACGACCTGAAACTCCAATTTACAACTTATGACAGTGTATACGATCTCTTGGGAGACATGCAGTCTGAGCGACACATCAGGTCGTTCAGTCCACACAACTGGGTCCGGGTCGGCGATGACCGATATATGCTTACCGATATATCCGGCTGGATCACGATTGAGAAAGGAGACGACATCTTCACGGCCCATCACGTCATGAAATTCAAAGACCCAACAACCGAGACACCGCAATTCACACGTCCTCGAAAGATCGCCACTGGCTCGGACTTGGAGAGCATTGTCCGGGCAGCGGATACCTTTGCTAGTACCAAGTTTGATGAACATTACATCGCGTCCTGGAAACCTTGGCGACGGGCCCAGGCAACACCGGGACAAATTAAAATGCTGAACAGAGCTCGCATCCGAGATGGAACTTTGAAGCCCGAGGACCTGACCCGCGGCCAAGCGGCTGATATGATTACAAAGCTGAAGCATGGAGGTAAGAAGCGCTTCAAGGACTTGGAGGTTCAGAAGCGGAAAAGGCTACGGCAAGTAGATAACATGGCCGAGCTGCAAAGAAGGGTTAATGTGAAGGTTGGGCCAGTCGAGGCTTGACGAAATAACATGTGGTTTCTTGTTCCTCGTGGGAGAAACAGATACTTTTCCAGACGCGGATCCGTTCTCCACAGGCGCACAAGGTCTGAGAGTTACATGGCTCGAACGCTAAAAGAGCCCACGTTTTGCTTAGATTCCCAGATTCGAATCCTAGCATACGGAATATGGTCAACATCGCGTACTTTTAAAACACTATTTGATGGCCATAATATATATCGCAATAACCCACTGGGTAACTAGGAACAAGGAAATTCGGTCTAAACACCCCCAAACCAAAAACCAAATAAAAAGCCAGTCGTTCACCGTCGCTTCAAAGGCTTCCTGCCATAAACAACAACCCTACCGGACGTCAGTCTCACCTTCAACaccgaagaaaaagaacagaaaaaaaactcaCTCCTTAACATAGGCATGCATCTGCTTATCCCTCAGGTGCTTCTTAACCATCGCCTGAAAGATCCGCGAAGGCTCCGCGCCCCAACCAAGAACCTGCGTACAAAGCCGCAACCCATAAGACTCCACAGCCTGCTGGGCCATCACAGCCTGATACTTCCCACACTCCTTTAGGTGAGGGTCTCGCGGCCACGGTGAGTACGGCAGAAGATATGTAAACTGCTGCACATCTTCAAAGCCcgcatcaaccatccagcGTTCCAGTTTATGGTAGATATTGAGCTCCCGTCCCATTGCCTTCCCTGCCATATTGAGGGCGTGTAGGTACTGAAGCAGCGGCGAGTCGGGCTTGAGGGTACCGTCGTCGCTCCAGCCCCAGACGGCGCTTTCTTGGATCTCGAAGTACCCACCTGGTTTCACATGGTCGAAGATCCGTGCGAAGAACTGAGACCAGTCTGCGACGCATCTGGGAAGGTGTGAGATTTGTCGGATTGGTGTTGGATAATCTTCGGATGGCTTACCCGGAGAGTAGACGTGCGTGGATGAAGTCAAAGCTGTTTTTCTCATACAGCCATTCGCGTTCGAAGTCTTCGACGATGAACTCCACATTCGGGGTGACCCAGTTTGGTTGGATCGCGCTGATGTCGTTTCCGATTACCTTGGCACTAGGGAATTTCCTGTGTTCGATGTGAGCTTCGAACATAGATCGCGGTGTAATATGTGTGTTTGTACTCAGCAATATCAAGAGCCCAGATGCCAGTGCCGGTTCCGAGATCAAGGATCTTTTGGGGATTTGTGACTGGGGCTTTGTGTAACTCTCCCTTCATCATCAGCAGCCATCTTCATTTGCTGTATTGTTAGCATCGCGAAAATCAAGCAAATGAGGTCGTAGCTGACATATGATGTGCCTGCGATTATTAGTTAGATCGTTTAAACGTTATGGGAGGTGTCATCTCATACCAAGTCCATCCggtcttgctcttcttcatcgTTTGGCATCCTATTTGAGTAAGTTCCGCATTCAGATTCCATAGTATCGAGAACCACATTACATGTAATGTCCCTACTGATGGGTTAGAATCCGATCCTATCAGGACGAGCGCATCGAAAGCATCGAAAAATAAAAGGGAGGCATCCTTACAGTTCGGTTGCTGTGATACCGCCGACCATTCTCATATTCATATTCCAGAACGCTCGAAGAAAGAGATGTCAGATCAGAGTCACTGTTAAATTCACTTTCTTCGTCCTTTTGGTAGAATGAGCACCCTGGAAATCGGAAAAGGCGGAGACTTTGACCACGTACACTGAAATCATCGACAACAATTGGGCCATTGGCGTTGATCGGAGCGTTTGTTTGGTCATTGAGTGGATGGTGTTGGGGACTGGGATGAGGAATTTGGGGTTCAGGACTTGATTCCTGACTCCGGTCATCGCTTTCATATACAGAAGCCATTGAACGAAATCTACAAAGGGTTCAACGTTCAGGTGGACGGGGTCTGGTGGCGGGAACCCCGGTTTTACTGCTGTCAACACCATACCTTTCATACACATATGACAGGTCTCATGTCAATCTGACATTTTTGTCAGCTTTGGAGGTTCCACATGTTCACATTAGCTCTGTTATCTGTCGGTGAAGGAGATGT
Above is a window of Penicillium digitatum chromosome 2, complete sequence DNA encoding:
- a CDS encoding UMTA methyltransferase family protein produces the protein MASVYESDDRSQESSPEPQIPHPSPQHHPLNDQTNAPINANGPIVVDDFSDEESEFNSDSDLTSLSSSVLEYEYENGRRYHSNRTGHYMMPNDEEEQDRMDLAHHIWLLMMKGELHKAPVTNPQKILDLGTGTGIWALDIAEKFPSAKVIGNDISAIQPNWVTPNVEFIVEDFEREWLYEKNSFDFIHARLLSGCVADWSQFFARIFDHVKPGGYFEIQESAVWGWSDDGTLKPDSPLLQYLHALNMAGKAMGRELNIYHKLERWMVDAGFEDVQQFTYLLPYSPWPRDPHLKECGKYQAVMAQQAVESYGLRLCTQVLGWGAEPSRIFQAMVKKHLRDKQMHAYVKEVVVYGRKPLKRR